A stretch of the Gemmatirosa kalamazoonensis genome encodes the following:
- the cheB gene encoding chemotaxis-specific protein-glutamate methyltransferase CheB: protein MPKRIRVLVVDDSAFVRKVVSQMLARSASIEVVGTARDGEDALDLTARLEPDVVTLDLMMPRMNGVEFLRAQAKRRVVPVVICSIAGESGAMALEAFEAGAVEFVQKPTALASDRVYEIADELIAKVEAASRASVGRAPADAHPDAQVPGTDVHGPVLARRAGATAADLVVLGISTGGPQALRYLIPRLPASFPVPVAMVLHMPVGYTAMYAERLNDISPLEVVEAADGDVLRPGVVWLAPAGRHLTFVRDPDTVIRAHLDLRPLDTPHRPAVDVLFQSAAAVFGPRVLGVVMTGMGNDGLLGAAHIKAQGGRIVTEAESSCVVYGMPRAVAEASLSDRSATLEEMAGTIAELI, encoded by the coding sequence ATGCCGAAGCGGATCCGTGTGCTGGTCGTCGACGATTCCGCCTTCGTGCGCAAGGTCGTCTCGCAGATGCTCGCCCGCAGCGCGTCGATCGAGGTCGTGGGCACCGCGCGCGACGGCGAGGATGCGCTCGATCTCACGGCTCGACTCGAGCCCGACGTCGTCACGCTGGACCTCATGATGCCGCGCATGAACGGCGTCGAGTTCCTGCGCGCGCAGGCGAAGCGGCGCGTCGTGCCGGTGGTGATCTGCAGCATCGCCGGCGAGTCGGGCGCGATGGCGCTCGAGGCGTTCGAGGCGGGGGCCGTGGAGTTCGTGCAGAAGCCGACCGCGCTGGCGAGCGACCGCGTCTACGAGATCGCCGACGAGCTGATCGCGAAGGTGGAGGCGGCGTCGCGCGCATCGGTCGGCCGCGCGCCCGCCGACGCCCATCCCGACGCCCAAGTGCCGGGAACCGACGTCCACGGGCCGGTGCTCGCGCGACGCGCCGGAGCGACCGCGGCCGACCTGGTCGTGCTTGGCATCTCGACTGGCGGACCGCAGGCGCTGCGTTATCTCATCCCGCGGTTGCCGGCGAGCTTTCCGGTCCCGGTCGCCATGGTGCTGCACATGCCGGTGGGATACACTGCGATGTACGCTGAACGCCTGAACGACATCTCGCCGCTCGAGGTCGTCGAGGCAGCGGACGGCGACGTGCTGCGGCCGGGCGTCGTCTGGCTGGCGCCGGCCGGCCGGCACCTCACCTTCGTCCGAGACCCCGACACCGTGATCCGCGCGCACCTCGACCTGCGCCCGCTCGACACCCCGCACCGCCCCGCCGTCGACGTCCTGTTCCAGTCCGCCGCCGCGGTGTTCGGGCCGCGCGTGCTCGGCGTCGTGATGACGGGCATGGGGAACGACGGACTGTTGGGCGCGGCGCACATCAAGGCGCAGGGCGGCCGGATCGTCACCGAGGCGGAGTCGTCGTGCGTCGTGTACGGGATGCCGCGCGCGGTGGCCGAGGCGTCGCTGAGTGACCGCAGCGCGACGCTCGAGGAGATGGCGGGCACGATCGCGGAGCTGATCTGA